The genomic stretch TCCAGAAGACTAGAGACAGCAAcaaacctgcctgcctgcctgctaccctCAGCAGACATAGGAAGGCTCTACACTTTTGGTTTAAGTGTGGCTCTCACAACTCCGTTCCAAGACTGTCAAGTAGCATGGAGGATGCGGGTGGAGGCAGTGTCTTGGTGACAACAGGGACAGGACACAGGGAGCCAGCTGTCTTCTTACCTAAAGATCTCCTCAGCCCCGATGTGGAACAGCAGGTCCGTGGATGTCAAACCAAACATCACTCCATTTATGGAGAGGCTGCAGGGCTCTGACACAAACTGCACTCGCTGAAAGGAGGAGCTGACATGAATACTCGCATCCAACAGCCAGAGGGTTCCTCCCTACCAAAGCTGGGGCCTGCAGACCAAGGACCAACCCAAGGGTAGCAACCTATGACACCTTTGTTGCGGATTTAGGGGATGTGCCCCCTCCTAAGAGGGTTTCTCTGCCCTCCTCACTCCCAGGGCGGTCTTCACCCAGCCCACAGCTGGCTGGCCCGAGACGGGCACTGGTACCTTTTTGTCCTCTCGAGACAGCTCGGAGAAGGTGAAAGGCGGCTGTGGGTATACTGGCTCATGATGGACATCCCTCAGAGACGGGACAAAGACAAGGTGGGAGCCGGAGCTGCTCAAAACACAAACACCAGAGCGAGTCAGCAGACCTGGGCTGTAGGCTCAAGTGTGAGCATGGCCTTCTTCTGGCGATCCTCCAGGGAGACTTGATGGCATCCCACTCTGACCAGACACTACCTCCCAGGACCCGTGAGGGAAAGGCAACCTCCCGGCACATAAACATGCCCGTCTGGATCTGGTGCACATAGCTTAGGACACACTGTCTCTTGATTTTGTGGCACCCTTTACAAAGGGGAACTGTTGTCtggtgggaaaagggaaaaaatggagacCTGGAGATGGGCCTGGGAGGCAGTGCGGTGTtaggaatttgaggctagcctgagctctgGAGTGAGACCCTATTTGAGGGGGGAGCCTCAGGACTGGAACTAAAGCTAAACTAAGTCTGACCTCAGCTCTCCAGGACATAGGTAGCTTGCAGGCAGTAACGTTCTCCCAACACATGGCTGGGACAATACAAGCCAGGGAAGAGTGAGGCAAACTGGTCAGATCCTAAGGCTACCCCACACCTTGAAGATCAACTCAAACCTTCCCGTCAACAAATGGCTCTGGCCACTGAAGACGGAGACTGTCAGAGGGCCAGCCACCTCCTCATTCATGTCAGGAAGTGATACCGTTTCTACTCAGCAAATGAATGAGTGTTAAAGAGATACCGCCCAGCGGCAGCTGCTCCTTTGATGAGGACAGGAAAGTCTCTAGGGTTACAACATGGGGTGGAGAAAAAAGCTGTGGTTCCCAGGGCCAGCTGTCCCCACAGCCAcacagggagaaaagggaaaccCACTTCTTTGCTTCCCTTTGGGTCCTTGGCAGAGAGGGCCACGGTAAAGCAAACAGGCCTAACTGTTGCTGTGAGGACGCGTTGGGAACCAGCCAATAGCTCTGCAACCCCTTCCTCCTCGTGCTTAAACAATGAATGGAACAGGCACAGAAGCCCCAGAGCCGGAGTTACAGGTTAGTTTGAAGTAGTTTGATGTGGCTGCTGAAAACCAAACTCTCACCGCTGAGCAGCCTCTCCATCCCTGCACAGGGACTTTTGACACACCATCAGATACTGGGGACTTGTGTGTTATGTCGGATCATCAGAATCTCCAGACCAAAGGTGCCTTTCATATCACTCACAATCTGTCACCAAGTTCACTGCCACTGTCCAagtccaccatgtgggtgctagcgTGTGGTGAATGGGACACAGAGGGAGCTGGAAGGGGCAACGTTTGCTCCAAGTCTCCAGCATGGAATTCTGAAGGTACAAGGGAacgggggtggggcggggcagcTGTTTGACCTTATGGGACTGAGCTGCTCTTCGGGACTGGCTTAGGGAAAGCAATGGTTAAGGCGGAAACAGCCTCCGCTCATGGCTTGGAGCTGGCTATAGGGGGAGGGGCCAGGAAGAAAATTCCAACTATGTGCAGCCTTGCACAACTTCACTTCATACATCATGGTGGGAGGGTCTCACTGTTGTCACTTGAGCAGTGAGGTGCACCAGGCCTCTGCTGCTACAAGGGAGCTCGAACACATCTGCCAAGCTCTGAAGGCTTGGGGTTCTGCATCTCTGACTCAGCACCATTTCTATATTTCTCAGGCAGGGTGGGGCGGCTCCCTGCCCTGCAGCTCACACTAACCACAGATGAAAGTGCCTGGTGGCGCTGGGCGCTGGCCCCTGGGATAACAATGCCCGGCCTATTCTTTGTTTATGTCACTGCTATCAATAGCACATGGGATGACGAACCAAAATCAGAATCCAGCCTCACGTTGGATGCACCAGCCAGTGCTGGGTGCTGCTCCAGAGCCTCTCCTGCTGTGGGGGGCTTGTGGGAGTGGTGGTGGCAGAGGCTTATCTTCTGAGGACTTCCACTCAGCATCCCCCAGGTTTCATAAACTCAACTGGCCCGAGCagatctgagaagagggagggtaTATGTAACCCTCCATTTGAgaagggaggaggatgggaagcAGCTAAGGGCTCAAGTCTCCTGGCTCCAGGCCTGATGCCAGCACTCGGTTGTATTACAACCAATCAACCCGGGATCTGTTCTCAGGACAGAAGGCGGAAGGAAGACCTTTCCAAACCACCTTTGTTACAGGTTTGCTTTAAAGCTAAGCCTCAGGGATGTTTGTTTACTAAATAGAAAGCAAATCCCAGGAGCCCGCCCaccacttcattttctttctgaccTGGCCAAACGAAATGGACAGGAACTGAGGGTCAGCTTCCGGTGACTCTGCCTCTAGATTTAGACTCTTACTGGAGCTGTGAGGCCCACACTAGAACCCAGTGCTGATGTCAGTGCTGGGGCCTCAGTCCTGTCTTCCAAACTATGCCGAGGACTCCAGATCCACCCTCACTCAAGTCTTTCCCACCCATCACCCTAGCTCTTGGCAGCCGTCCCCCACCATGGGGAGCATTGACTCAGAAAAGGGACTTGGGCCCACCCCAAAGCATTCCCTTTGTGCGAGGAGAGGCTTGGGGCCTCTCAGGATTTCTCTGTCATTCGAATGCCTCCCCAGCCTGGGACTATTCCCATGGAGTGACTGCTTATACAGGGGAAGTGAGAAAGGGAAGTGAAGAGAGCGAGAAATAGCATGTGAAACACGTCCTCTCAAGTTTGTTTATCTGACTTACAAAGATGCCTTTTTACCCACTCTCCAGCACTCGAAGGTCAAGGGTTCTatctgatctctgagttcaaagggcGGAAAGGACAGAACAGCCACGACTTTTAAGCAGTTTCAGTTTCCTACTTGTATGTGTCCTAGAAGAACTTGGAGAGCCCCAGGTTCTGCCCAGCAACTGGAATGCTAACCTTCTCGTTCCTTCGATAACTGTTCTCAGGCATTGCTTGAAAACGTCTTCGAATGGGCTTGTCAACTTACAGTTctgcaagaaaggaaaagaggtgaACTCGGGGCAGACACCTGGGGTCTGCTCGGGGCTAAAGCTTGTAGGATGACCCCAAAGGGCTCAGAGTGCACAGGGTAACAATGAGAAAGACAGGAGCCAGGCACAGGGCCCTGAGCTTTGCaaacccagtactcaggagggtGAAGCAGGATTGCTGTGAGCTCCAGACTAGCCTAGAATACAGACCGAATTCTAAGTCAGCCTGGCTCtaatgtctcaaacaaaaagggggtggggatggggtagggcTGCCCATCTGCAAGGAATAGAGTCGAGATAAGGGAAGAATTACTCTTCCTGTGCACAGCTGAGAGTCTGGGAGGAAGAGGGCCTTGAATCTTTTCTGTGAAGGAGAAACACGGAAGCCAGGCCCTTGACCAAGATTCCAGGAAAGACCATTTGTGATTTATGTATCAGAGGACCTTTACACGTGACATACCAACTTAGAGCAGTAGCCACAGAACAGAGTTTCAGGCTCTGTCTCTTCGGCGAAGGTAGGTAGTTTGCCAGTTTCACAGagaactttctttccttcttatttagttttttttttttttttcaagatagggtttctctgtgtagtcctggctgtcctggaactcactctgtagaccaggctggcctcgaacacagaaatccacctgcctctgcctccctagtgctgggattaaaggtgtgccactgcccagcttcttcttcttttttaaaatttattttatgtatatgagtacactgttggctctcttcagacacaccagaagagggcatcggatcccattacagatggctgtgagccaccatgaggttgctgggatttgaactcaggacctctggaagagcagccagtgctcttaacccctgagccgtctctccagtctctccctAGGGGACTTTCAAAGCCCAGGCTCCTCTGCATTTTACTGCTTTGCGCCTGAGCAGTCAGGTGGTATTGAAAAGGAGCCACCCATTTCTAATTCCCTCCCTGGGTTCCACAAAGTCTGGGGGACTGGAGCCTTCAAATTCAAGACATGCATTAAACATGGCCAGTGACGATATTTTCCTCCTCGCTACAGGGCGATGTAAGCGGCTGCAGTCATAGACACACTCCCAGCCCTTCCCCCAGGCACTTACCTCCACCTGTTCGTGTTTGGCATCCAGGAAAGGTCCCAACTGCCAACGACAGAGGTGGGGAGAAAGCCCCCAAGGGACAATCAGAATCGTCCAGTCTCAAAGGCTCTTAGACAGAGTGTCTAAGGGCAGTTCCCTGCCCAGCTCCACCTGTCCCCTGGAGAACCTGGGGAGGCAGCAGATGGGCAAGGGGCATCTGAGTCCTGTTGTCCTCAGAGGGCTTCCCAGGGCCCTATATTCCCCGTGGTTGCCTCAAATGACACTGggctctttcctgttttctacaCCTAGCAAGAACAGCAGACCACTATGTTCCCGGTAGCATAAAAAGAGATCAGTTTGAGATCAGGACCAAGACAGAGCAAGAATCTTTCAAAACCAGAGGAGGACAGTAATGCTAGGCCTCTGGATCTAGTGACCGCTATGGAATGGGGATATACCTCCACAGgtgcagattttaaaaaatccaagcacttgggaggtaaaggaaggcagatctatgtgagttcaaggccagcctggtctatgtagtgagatgctatctcaaaaacaaaatgaaagaaaacaaagaagaaagaattaacaaaacaaacTCTTTGTAAAGGATAGACAGACGTTTCCTAAAAACTTCAAAACCGTCAAGACCCCTTTCTTCCCACCCTCACTGCCTCCCTGCACACAGGGACCTACCAGGATGCAGACATCTGGCTGGTCCCGGTTGATGATAGCGATGAGATCAAGCAGGGGGTCATAGGTGATGCTGTCGGAGGTGGTATAAGGCCCGCAGGCAACTACCACCATGGTCTGCtcggaagctgagacagaaggcaTTGCAAGGTCACGAGGAGAAAGAGAACGGGCATTGGGTGGAGGGAGCAGGGCCACTGAGGGAAATGCCACAGGATTTGCTTATATCCCACAAGTGCAGGACCTCACCCCTCTCCCAAGAACACTGAACCAGCACAGGCAGGGAGGACACTGAGCCAAggtggcctccacaggtacctgcacTCAGAAGTGCACATAGTCACACAGTACAcatataagcaaacaaacaaacaaaatcaaatatatatatatatatatatatatatatatatatatatataatttcaaacttAGTGACTTTAAAGCAATGTCCTATCTTACAGTTCTGGATGCTGTAGTGCAGAGTAACATTGTCAGCAGGTTGCTGACTTCTAGAGGTCACTTGTGCGCCACCTTTAAAGCTGGCAGCCTACAGCTTCTGTTCCCTGACTTCCATCTCTCTGCCACCCATTTTCCTAAGGACCTGTGTGACTGCACTGGATAAACCCACTCCAAAGATGACTGATTGATTTTCaatataatttattgattttattttatgtccattggtgttttacctgcttGTATGTCTGCATGAGCGCGTCGGATCCCTGGGATAGGAGTTACATGGCTGGGAGCTgccatttaatttattattttttttttttttaggtttttcgagacagggtttctctgtatagccctggctgtcctggcactcactttgtagaccaggctggcctcgaactNNNNNNNNNNNgccatccagagactaccccacctgtaGATCCAttctatatacagttaccaaactctgacattattgtggatgccaacaagtgcttgctgacaggagcctgatatagctgtctctggagaggctctgccagtgcctgaaaaatacagaggtggatgatttcagccaaccattggactgagcacagggtctccaatggagaagctagagaaagaactgaaggagctgaaaggatttgCAGCTCTATAGGAGAAACTACAGTATGacccaaccagaacccccagagctcccagggagcaaaccaccaatcaaagagtacacatgcaggtacccatggctctagccacgtatataacagaggatggccttgtcggtcatcaatgggaggagaggcccttggtcctgtgagggctcaatgccccagtatgggtgaatgccaggacagggaagcaggagtgggtgggttggtgagcagggggaggtaggATAGGATAGTGGGTTTACAGAtgagaaaccaggaatggggataacatttgaaatgtaaataaagaaactatctaacaaaaaaaatttttttaaagaaaaatgaagtcacaaatttgaaaaagagaaagaaggggtatATGGAAAGGTTTGAAGTGAGGATAGGGAAGAgaaatatgatataattataattttaaaaactaaaaaataattttaaaaataaaatataataaataaatgtttaaaaggaaGTGGGATTTAATTGAACACTCTATATATCTCATGACACAAAATTATATACCCTATTAGAGTAACACAAACTTAAAGAGGCCATGGGATTGTGCACATTATCTAATAATCCCTGTAGAGCAATTTATCAAGATCATTAGTGAAACTCCATGACAAGAAGCAAACAGGTCCTCAAAGACAACATGGAAAATAATAGGTTCATTTGTACAGAGAGCTGAGAAACCTTAACATTGGGCAACATAGGACATAAATAGGGAGTCACACAAAATTTTTACACAGTAAGAAACAGAACGCTCCAATCATGTAGTACAAAAGAAGCAGAATTAATAATGTAAGAAATGCATATTCACAGCCTCTATGTTTgatacagaaaaggagagaatctTTATGGCCTTACATCGGCTCAAGGATGACTAGTATCTGGCAGGCATTACTGTTGTTCTGCATCACAGGTGGGTCTAATTTGTAATGCTTCTGCCCATGTAATGGGCTCAAATGGCTGTCAACAAATGTCAGTTTGTCTTTCTgcttaaaaccaaaagaagaaaattattcagAATATTTAGGTCATTGTGGAATTTGCCTACTCCAAAGACAATGTACTAACAGTAACAAAGTCATTCACACATCTCCCCTTTCAATGTGACTAATGCATCAGGGAAGATGAGCCTTTTTATGATATGTGTGCAGAACAGTGAGGGAATGGCTCTTTCCACTGAAATAGAAACCAATAGGAATCAGTATTGGGGGTTACTGTTTTCTTCCTCAGTTCTCTCTTCATCCATGGCACAGCTCATTAAGAAAGGATCTGGGAATggggtgcatgcttgtaatcatAGCACTGGAAGGGGAACCAAGAATTCTCGAATGTGAGGCCAGTATAAGCTATACAGAGAGGTCTTAGAGATAGAGACCCTCTCTTTGAGGGGAGAAgcaaaaagagggagaaaagcagaacgaggagaaggaagagaaagtggtTGTGTGGCAAGATGAAATCACTGTTGATGAAGATGAAAAGTTCATGTAGAACTTAATGATAGACATGTAAAGAATAGCCTTTTGCATTAACTTTGGCAGTTATCTATGAAGTTTCTTCTGCCATCCTCTTCCTATGACTAACATTTAATCTGCACATGTTACCCTGTTGTCTTTAATGTCAACAAATGTGATCTATAGCTGATATGCATGTGGCTCAGAGTTACATATTTTGATTTGTTCAGagttattgctgctgctgtgaaAGGACTGCTTGGCACTCTGTTGAGGAGAGGTTTCTTATGTGGAAAGATACAGAATGTGTAATGTTCTGTAGAAAGCTAccagtctttcttgatgtcctgcCAAAATGAGAATCAATATGGGTTTGTTTAATTCTTAATAATTATCtcagttttaaaacttaaaatcacttcattcttatctttcttctctttgtagcTTCTTCTCTAAAAATACAGAAGCTACGTTGCTTAATTGGAACCATTCACTTGGACTATTATTAAACTGTTGTTCCCATGAAGGCAACACCATCACAAGTATATTTGTCTTATCAAATATCATTTCAGAAATAgtcttattctattttattatgttcaatgaatacataaaattttattaaaattgtataatGTTCTTACTCATCAAgaaattaagattattttattcacCCAGGCATAGTGCTCATAACTATATCAACCACTTAGAAGGCTAAGACAAGATGATGGAGGGTTCAAAATGTTTCCTAGGAGGTTActcagcaagtttcaggccagccaataCCATCTATAATAAAACCTTATCATTGAAAGGGATTTTTTAACGGATTCTGTTTATACACTGAGGCTATCATTGGGctctttctctgtgctttgattcttttcctcctttttactctttgtttttcagtgtttgttttactttatttttacagTATACGTTAATAAAatccagagcctcacacatgctaggtaaaTACTTTACACCTACATCCAAGGATgaagattaaaattattttttcttgtaaACTATAAcaagagagaggaaatgaaaaacgagaggatttggagggaggatGAATTAAGAAGGGAGAGTGAGAGCCGTAGAAGTGTATTACCTGCATGAATGAGAAAGTGTCATAGTAAAACATCTTATTCTGTACAAATTAACATGTTCTTATAAGGAAGACAAACAtatctttgattattatgttcTGCAAAAAGGGGGGTAAATGTTGGAATGTAAGTAAATTAAAGttagaaaaaaactattttcattattGTGCCCTTTTTTTAATATTGGACATATTTAAATAAACTAAGATAGATCCTGAATAATGAATTTTAAGGAAAATTCTGGAATTAATAAGAAGTGATTGGGGGAGAATCTCATAGATATTCTCATATACTCTCATACATTATGTCCATTTTTAatataacaattttaaattaataacaagCATGATAAAATGTCAATGTGAAGGTAAGCATGGTAAATAATAGTGGCTGTTATTACTACAAACAAAGATTActtataaaattatgaataaaacatCCTACTACAAGTATCTTAGGAAAAAGCAAACTACAAAAAAACATTTCTGATTATTGACTTTTTTCTCTGTTAGtattaaacatagtaaaaaataaattcttgtaACAAAAACAGCTTCAAAAATTATCTAAATTAATGTCAAATTCTACATCATTGAAATTTGTACAAACTCTATTGAAAGTAATGACATGCATATCTTCACATTTGGATGTGATATCACTTTGGTTGTGTCTGAATAGCTTTCACTGAAAACCAAgctagatttatatatatatatatatatatatatatatatatatatatatatattgcccttatttcattatttttattttgattatttgtaACTGTTTTTCTGGTGCTGATGATCAAAGTCTGGCCCTTATGCTTACAGAGTGGTATAtcaccaaaataacaaaaactaaatttaattGTTGTTTCTCTACTGCCACAGACTAACACTCACAATgcttagtatttatttttttagaaaaagccTAACTTTGGAGCCAAAGTGACATACTCAGAAATAGGATAAGATTTATTCAAGGCTTATGTTAAAATATTCAGTGCATTTGCCTACATGGGTCAATCTCTTGGTCCAAAGAAAAGCTTCAAGATATTTcatgaacaaaatatttcattattatctACCTTCTCCCCACAGTCTGGTGATCATGAACATGTCAGAGGGATCCACGGTGACATATTTTGTCTTATTGGGCTTCCCTGGTCCCTGGAAGATTCAAATCACACTTTTCTCACTGATTCTGCTGCTCTACATGATAACTTTGACTGGGAATATGGCCATCATTTGTGCAGTGAAGTGGAACCAACAACTCCACACCCCTATGTATATGTTCCTGGCCAACTTCTCCTTCCTAGAAATCTGGTACGTGACCTGCACAGTTCCCAACATGCTGGTCAACTCTCTTTCCAAAACTAAGACTATATCCTTCACTGGATGCTTTACTcagttctatttcttcttctccctggGCACAACTGAATGCTTCTTCCTCTGTGCCATGGCTTATGATCGGTACCTAGCCATCTGCTACCCACTGCACTATCCTTCCATCATGACTAGGCAGTTCTGCAATATTCTGATGTCCCTCTGTTGGATCATTGGTTTCTCTGCACATTTGattcccattttctttatttctcaattGTCTTTCTGTGGTCCCAATATCATTGATCATTTTCTCTGTGATGTGGACCCACTAATGGTCCTGTCCTGTACCCCTACACCCATCATAAGGCATGTATTCTATTCTATAAGTACTATTTTCATTGTCCTTACCTGTTTGTACATCCTTGGATCCTATACCCTAGTGCTCAGAGCTGTTCTTCAGGTTTCTTCTTCAGATGGACGACAAAAGGCCTTCTCAACTTGTGGATCCCACCTGCTGGTAGTGTCTCTGTTTTATGGAACCATAATGGTGATGTATGTGACTCCCAAGTCTAGCAACTCTGTTGCTATGCATAAAATTATCACACTGATATACTCTGTGGTGACACCAGCTTTAAATCCTTTCATCTATAGTCTGCGTAACAAGGATATGAAATATGCCCTCcataatgttttctttggttagagGATTATGCAAAACTAACAAATAGGGTTTTATTACCTGACTATGGGACACTCAATACTTTCAAGAGCACCTTCAAAGATGTGACATATgttcacacagacaaacacatatatgcataaaaaacaaaaatgaaagttgGGGTTTTTTTAATGCAAGCAAGGCAAACTGGTATGTGCCTTTAATCGCAATGGTTGAGAACAAAAGCAAGTTGGTCTATGTGAGTTCAATATCGGACATTGATagatagtgaaatcctgtctcaaaagaacaacaataacaaaaaaatgtcaAGGATGGAAAGATAGCTCACCGAGTGTGGATGAAGCCATCCTGCATCTAGAAGTTAATTGATGTAAGCTAACAAGGGTAGAGCCAGAGAGGTGACTCAAACACTTTGAGGGgtcccagaagattgtgagtgaaTCCCAGATATTAGATACTGAGTTTTTTACACTTTCAGAGTTTGGTTTTGCTCTGTTCGGATTGTAACTGTGCCAGGGTTTACCTTCTTGAAGTAAAAAagtattaacttatttttttttcagaagcagACAATCAAGAAGCTatggggggtttttttgtttgttttttgtttgtttggttggttggttttttgttttttttgtttttttttgttgttgttgttgttttaaaagagactttggattttttaaGAGAtgaattttaaagtgtttcaATTTTGGAAAGActgtggaatttttaaaatttgtaaaatgttttatattgtgatgttcATGTTAATTGTGATCTTGGAGATGAACAAGAAAGGAGAGGGTATAACTTAACAGTAATATGTTTGTTGTTTAATTGAAAAGGGGTCATTTGAACtaactagttttatgtcaactggacacaattGAGAAATTGGTTCTATAAGGTccagctgtaggacattttcataattagtgattgatgggagagggtccagcccactgtgggtggtgctagcCCTGGACTGGTAGTTCtaggttctctaagaaagcaggctatgCAAGCTGTGATGAGCatgccaataagcagcactcctccatggcctctgtatcagctcctgcctccaggtttcctgCCCATtatgagttcctgccctgacttccttt from Mus caroli chromosome 19, CAROLI_EIJ_v1.1, whole genome shotgun sequence encodes the following:
- the LOC110285348 gene encoding olfactory receptor 11H7-like; the protein is MNMSEGSTVTYFVLLGFPGPWKIQITLFSLILLLYMITLTGNMAIICAVKWNQQLHTPMYMFLANFSFLEIWYVTCTVPNMLVNSLSKTKTISFTGCFTQFYFFFSLGTTECFFLCAMAYDRYLAICYPLHYPSIMTRQFCNILMSLCWIIGFSAHLIPIFFISQLSFCGPNIIDHFLCDVDPLMVLSCTPTPIIRHVFYSISTIFIVLTCLYILGSYTLVLRAVLQVSSSDGRQKAFSTCGSHLLVVSLFYGTIMVMYVTPKSSNSVAMHKIITLIYSVVTPALNPFIYSLRNKDMKYALHNVFFG